TCCGTCCTGTGACGGCACCCGTCTCAAGGCCGCGAGTCGAGCCGTGCTCGTCGACGACACTGCGATCACCGAGATCAACGGGTTGAGCATCGGCGACGCGCTCGAGCACTTCGAGTCGATGGAAGCCGACCTCACCGAGCGCGAGAAGGTGATCGCCGAGGAGATTTTAAAAGAGATCCGATCGCGACTCGGCTTCATGTGTGAGGTCGGCCTGGAGTATCTCACGCTCGACCGCGAGGCCGCCACGCTCTCCGGCGGCGAAAGCCAGCGGATTCGACTGGCGACACAGATCGGCTCCGGGCTGGTCGGCGTCCTCTACGTGCTCGACGAGCCCTCGATCGGGCTCCACCAGCGGGACAACGACCGACTGCTCGACACCCTAGAGGAGCTACGCGACATCGGCAACACCCTGATCGTCGTCGAACACGACGAGGAGACGATGCGCCGGGCCGACCAGGTCATCGATATGGGTCCCGGCCCCGGCAAGCGTGGCGGCGAAGTCGTCGCGAACGGACCCGTCGAGGAGGTCAAGACGACCGAGGGATCGATTACCGGCGAGTATCTCTCCGGCCAGCGGCAGATCCCCGTTCCCGACGAGCGACGCGATCCCGACGGCGCGCTGACGATCCGCGGGGCTCGCCAGCATAACCTGGACGATGTCGACGTCGACATTCCCCTGGGCAACTTCACTGCGATTACGGGCGTCTCGGGCTCCGGGAAGTCCACCCTGATGCACGAGGTGCTCTACAAGGGGCTGGCCCGCCAGATGAACGACAACACGAGCGTGATTCCGGGGGAGCACGACGCGCTCGAGGGCCTCGACGAGATCGAAACCGTGCGACTGATCGACCAGTCGCCGATCGGTCGAACGCCCCGATCCAACCCGGCGACGTACACCAACGTCTTCGACTACATTCGCGACCTGTTCGCCTCGACGAAACTCGCGAAACAGCGCGGCTACGAGAAAGGGCGCTTCTCCTTTAACGTCAAAGGCGGCCGTTGCGAGGAGTGTGGCGGACAGGGAACGGTCAAGATCGAGATGAACTTCCTCTCCGACGTGTATGTCCCCTGTGAGGAGTGTGACGGCGCTCGGTACAACGACGCCACCTTAGACGTGACGTACAAGGGCAAAACCATCGCCGACGTACTCGAGATGGAAGTCGAGGAGGCCTACGACTTTTTCGAGTCCTCGAGCCAGATCCGGCGGCGGCTTCAGCTCTTAAAAGACGTCGGGCTGGGCTACATGACGCTCGGCCAGCCCTCGACGACGCTCTCCGGCGGGGAGGCCCAGCGGGTCAAGCTGGCGGAGGAACTCGGGAAGAAGGACTCCGGCGAAACGCTGTATCTGCTCGACGAGCCGACGACCGGCCTCCACAGTGAGGACGAGCGCAAACTCATCGACGTCCTCCACCGGCTGACCGACAACGGCAACACCATCGTCGTCATCGAACACGAACTCGACCTCGTAAAGAACGCCGACCACGTCATCGATCTCGGTCCCGAAGGCGGCGAGAACGGCGGCGAAATCGTCGCGACGGGGACGCCCGAAGACGTCGCCCGACTCGAGGCGTCGCACACGGGACGGTATCTGCGTGATCTGCTGCCGAAGATCGACCTCGAGGGGCCACGCGGCGAGCGCGTCGAACCGGTGTCGGCACCGATGGACGACGACTGAGTTGCTTCGGTTTTCACCCCCACTCTCTCGTGTGGCGTGGCCGGTCGCTCCGAACCCGTCCATGGGGGAGACCGTATATATACCCGTTCGACTACTGACTGAATACTGTCGCCCGGAACCACTGGGGCGGCCATCACCAATGACCGATCGAAACGTACATGACGCGACCGGGTGTCTGAAGTGTAATACGACGATGACTGCGGTCGGCGGCCGACTCACGTGCCCAGCCTGTGGCTGGGGTGAGTGTGCGGGTGCTGACTGATACGGTCTGCTGTAACGTTTTACCGGAGCAACCGCCGGACGGCTCGCGGTTGCTCCGAGAACGATTTACAGTAGTCCGTATGACAGACTACTGTTCCATAGCCGTCTCCGACGGGTGCTCGAATGGACGACGTCAAACTCGTCGGGGCGTATTTTGAGCTAGCAGATATTCTGAAATCAAGAGCCTGCAGCATTCGCTCGAGAGGTTCGTTCTGCTCGATTCAATTACACAACTGTGGGCGCGGAAACGAAAACACAGGACGGATCGGCTACCGATGCCTATCGTTAGCCACCGAGATACAGCTTGGACACTTCTTCATTGTCCAGCAGCGCGTCGGCTTCGTCCTCGAATCGCACGGTTCCCTGATCGAGGACGTAGCCTCGATCGGAGATTCCTAGCCCCTTCTTCGCGTTCTGTTCGACCATCAGGATCGCCGTGTCCATGGCGTTGACCTCCTGAACGTCCCTGAACACGTCGTCAGCAGTGTTCGGTGCCAGTCCCGCGGAGGGTTCGTCGATCAGGAGCACGTCGGGTTCCATCACGAGCGCGCGGGCCAGTGCGAGCACCTGTCGCTGGCCGCCCGAGAGGTTCCGCGCCTTCGCCGAGCGCTTTTCGTCGAGCAGTGGGAACCGGTCGTACAATTTTTCGAGAACCGGCCCGAGGTCGTCATCGCGGGCGACACCGCCCATCCGCAGATTCTCCTCGATCGTCAGCGAGCCGAACACGTTCTCCGTTTGGGGGACGAACCCGATTCCCTCGCGGACGATGTCTTCGGGTGCCATGCCACCGATCTCATCGTTGTGATACCGAACGGCTCCCTCCCACGGCGTCAGCATGCCGAACGCGGTCTTGAGCACCGTCGACTTCCCAGCGCCGTTCGGACCGATCAGGCAGACGATCTCGTCCGTATCGAGGTGGAGCGTACAGTCGTCGAGCACCTGCACCTCGCCATAGCCGCTGTCGACAGCCTCGAGTGCGAGAACGTGATCGCTCATACGCCACCACCTCCGAGGTAGGCGTCGATGACCTGGGTGTCTGACTGGATTTGGTGTGGTTTTCCTTCAGTGAGCACGCTCCCCCGGTCGAGGACGACGATCGGATCGGCGAGTTCCATGACGAACTCCATGTCGTGTTCGATAAGCAGGAACGTCGTCCCCTGCTCGTTCAGCCGCCGAATCTGTTCGGCGAGCTTGTTTCTGAGTGTCGGATTGACGCCTGCAACCGGCTCGTCGAGCAGGAGGACTTCCGGTTCGGCGAGCATCGCACGGGCCAACTCGACCAGTTTCATCTGGCCACCGGAGATGTCCGTCGCGGCCTGGGTTGCGAGGTGATCGATCTCGAACTCCTCAAGAATACGCTCGACGTCCTCGAGGTTCTGCCGTTCGTGTTCGCCGACTGTCTCGGCGTCGGTGAACAGTTTGACGAACGACTCGCCGGGCTGGTTCCGCGGGCCGACGAGCATCGCCTCACGGACGGTCATCCCCTCGAGCTTACGCGGGGTCTGGAACGTTCGGATGAGGCCGTGTTCGGCCACCTCGTAGGGCTCGGTGCCCGTCACGTCGACGCCGTTGACCGTCACGGAACCGCCGTCGGGCTCGTAGAAGCCGGAAATGAGGTTGAACAGGGTCGACTTTCCGGCCCCGTTCGGTCCGATCAGCCCCGTAATCGTTCCACGTTCGACCTCGAAGGTGGCATGGTCGGTCGCGACGAGCGCGCCGAAGGATTTCTGGAGGTCCTCCACCCGAAGGACGACGTCGTTTTTCGCCATGTTGGCGTTCGTCCGAACTGTGCTCGCGTCCGTCTCTGTCGGTTCTTCGATCGCATCACTCATTCGAGTCACCTCCTTTAGCGTCGCGAACGCCCTGTGACGGTCGCGACGGGGCGGCGTTGTCGACCGCGCTCGACCAGATCAGTTCCCGCTGTGGTGGCAAGATCCCCTGTGGCCGGAACCGCATGACGAGGATGATCAACAGTCCGATCGCGAGCAGTCTGACCGGCGCGCCGCTGACCGGGATCCAGCTGAGATCGTTGACGAACCGGGAGCCTTCCCGGATTGCGACCACGACGAACCCGCCGAGCAGCGCCCCGCGGTTCGAGCCGCTGCCCCCGAGAATCACCGCGACCCACACGTAGAACGTCGTGATCGGGTCGAGGTCGCCGGGGTTGACAAAGAGGTTCAGATGCGCGTAGAACACCCCTGCAAGCGCCATAATAAGGCTGCCGAGGACGAACGACTGCATCTTATACGAGAAGGTGTTCTTCCCCAGCGCCTTCGCGAGGTCCTCGTCGGATCGGATCGTCCGGAGCAGTCGCCCCCACGGCGACCGCTGGGCTCGGCGCAACATCGCGAACGTCACCCCGAGAAAGATCAGCAGGAGTCCGACGTTGAGCAGCTGTTGCCAGAAGGCGAATCCGAGGACGACGGCCGACCCCGGGACGAGTTCGATCTCGAGGGCCGGCATGGCGTTCGGAAACGCGCCGAGCACCGGCCACCCTTCGAAGAACGTCGGAATGCCTCGGAGCCCGGCGCTCCCGTTCGTCCACTGGCGTTCGTTGAGCATGAACAGGCGGACGACTTCCGCCAGTCCGAGGGTCGCGATCGCGAGGTAGTCCGCACGCAGTCGCAACGTCGGGATCCCGATCGCGACCGCGACGACCGCCGCGAGCACCAGTGCGATGAGCAGGCCGAAGACGGGGTTGTAGCCGCCGGCGATCGGCGAGTTGCTCGCGGTCATCAGCGCCGCGCCGTACGCGCCGAGTCCGAAGAAGGCGGCGACACTGAAGTTGATCAGTCCGGTAAACCCCCATTGGGAGTTGAGCCCCAGCGAGAGGAGCGCGTACATCCCCGCTAGCCCGAACAGGAAGAGGAAGTACGACGCCCCGAGCAGGCCGGAGAGCAGTGCGAGCACCATCGCGAGAACGACCAGTCCGAGGGCAGCGGTAACCCACTGTTCCGTGGATGTCAGGTCGTCCCAGTAGCCTCGAGGGTCTGAGAGAGCCCCCATCTCACACCCCCTCCCCGTCGATAGCCTCGCCGGCGATACCCGTCGGTCGGACGAGTAACACGGCGACCATGATGAGGAACGCGACCGCGTTCGCGTACTCGATACCAACTGGAATCCCGATATCGCTCAACAGCGGCATCAGCTCGACGACCATCCCGATGAGGAAGCCACCGAGCATCGCGCCGTAGATGGAGCCGATCCCGCCGAGGATCACCGCAGCGAAGATGACCAGCAGGACGTTGAAGCCCATCCGTGGCAGCAGCTGGTTGAACAGGCCGAGGAACACTCCGCCAGCGCCGGCCAGTCCGGCACCGATGATCCACGACCAGAGCCTGATTCGATAGGTTCGAATGCCGCTCGCTCGAGCGAGATCCGGGTTATCGGCCATCGCGCGCATCTTTCGACCGAGGTCGGTGTGTTGTAAGAGGACGTGCAGGCCGGACACGAGCACGGCCGCCGAGAGAACGATCGCGACGTCGTGCTGGGTCAGCCGGATGCCATACGGCAGCAGCGTCTCGATCGGTTGGAGGGTGCCGATGTCGTACCGAATCGAGTCCGCGCCAAAGCCCATCTGGATGAGCGCGCGGTAGACGAACGCGACACCGATCGACGTGATCAGCAGGCCGATCGATCCGATGTCCAGCGGTTCGTAGACGAGTTTCTCCGTGATTACTGCGACAACGGCGGCGACGGCGATGCCGATCAGTAACGCGAGGAAAAAGCCCATCGGCAGTCCGAGGACGCTGAATCCGACGCCGCCGACGATGCCGAAGGCAACGAGCGACGTGTACGCGCCGACGGTCATCGTATCGCCGTGTGCGAAGTTTGCAAAGCCGTTGATACTGTAGATCAACGAGAGGCCGATGCTCCCGAGAACGATGATACTACTATACACCAGCCCGTTGGCAGCGTATTCGATAAGAGACATTGGTGGGAGTATCGATTACGATTCCCGGAACTCGATCGAGGCGTAGTCGTGGTCCTGGACTTCCATCACCACGAGACTGCCTCGCGGATCGCCGTTCTCGTCGAAGTCGATCGGACCGCTGACGCCCTGATAATCGATGTCGTCGGCAGTTCCATCGTCTGCAAGGATCTCGTGTGCTTCCTCGTAGGTGAAGACTTCTTCGCCCTCGGGTCGGGTGACGTCGCGGACGACCTCGCTGAGCGCCTCGCCGGTGAACTCGTCGGCGGCCTGAATCGAGAGCGCTGCGGTGACCACACAGTCGTAGGCGAACGCGGACCACGCCGTCGGCGACTCGCCGTACTCCTCTTCGAACGCCGCCGCGAACTCCTGATAGTTGTCCTGGTCTTCCGGTGCTGCGGGTTCGACGAGTTTCATGCCGTCCATGCTCCCCTCGGGCGTTCCCTCGAGGACGCTGTCGCCCCGGTTCGAGTCGGCGCCGTACAACTGTGGCTCGTAGCCGCCGGAGTACATGTCGTTGACCATCGTCGCGAACTCGCTCTGGTAGGTGATACAGAGCCACGCGTCCGCTCCGGAGCCGTCCATGCTGGAGACGAGGCTGCTGTACGATGACCCTTCTCCGTCGTGGGCGCTGTCGTAGACGATGTCGCCGTCGTACGCTTCCTCGAACGCGTCGAACAGGCTCACGCCGAAGTCGTCGTTGATGTAAGTTGCTGCAACCTCGTCGTAGCCGTCCTCGGCGATGATGTCCGCCAGCGCGATCGACTGCGTGCGCCCGCTGGGTGACATCCGGAGGAGGTCTGGTTGATCCGTCAGATCGAGTCCGGTCGAACTCTGGCTCAACTGGACGACGCCAGTCCCCTCGATGACGCTCTCGTAGATCGACATTGAGACTCCCGACCCCACGGCCCCGATAACGAACGGGACGTTGTCCTGATTGACGAGTTTCTGTGCCGCTGAGACGCCTTGTTGGGAGGTGCTTTCCGAGTCCTCGACGATGATCTCGAGGTCCTGGTCCTTGACGCCGATCTCGTTGATGTGCTCGAGAGCGAGCTCCTTGGCGTTCTGGTTTCGCTCACCGAAATCCGCCAGTGACCCGCTCAGTGAGTCGACCATCCCGATCGTGTAGGCATCGTCGCTCCCCTCTCCTTCCTCCGTCGTGCCGATACAGCCGGCCAGCGCCATTACTCCGAGTGCAGCCCCGCCGGTTAGCACTTCTCGCCGATTTCGTAGTGGTGTGTCATCAACCGTCATAGCTATCCGTTCGATTGGGAACTCCCCCGATTAGTACCACCCCCGACCATGGACGAGATCGCCCCTGAATGCCGGTTTTTGGCACTAATCGAACAAATCTGGCCGTGGACAGTCTCGCGGCGAATCGTCTATGGTCGGGTGGCCGTTTACCCCGATTCCGTTCGAGCATCCGATCATGCTCCTTCCAATTGCGAGAAAATTCGTCGCCGCCGAGGATCAAGCGGGGGCGCTATCGCACGTTGCGGATCTCAACAAGGACGGTATTAGCGGGATTCTGAACTTGCTCGGAGAACACTACGACAATACAGCTGAAGCCACTGCCGACGCCGACGCCTACATCGACATGATCGAGGCCATCGACGACGCCGACCTCGACTGCTGTGTCTCGGTCAAACCCTCCCAGATCGGCCTCGACCTCGGCGATGACGTCTTCCGGACCCA
Above is a window of Natronorubrum tibetense GA33 DNA encoding:
- a CDS encoding ABC transporter substrate-binding protein, which encodes MTVDDTPLRNRREVLTGGAALGVMALAGCIGTTEEGEGSDDAYTIGMVDSLSGSLADFGERNQNAKELALEHINEIGVKDQDLEIIVEDSESTSQQGVSAAQKLVNQDNVPFVIGAVGSGVSMSIYESVIEGTGVVQLSQSSTGLDLTDQPDLLRMSPSGRTQSIALADIIAEDGYDEVAATYINDDFGVSLFDAFEEAYDGDIVYDSAHDGEGSSYSSLVSSMDGSGADAWLCITYQSEFATMVNDMYSGGYEPQLYGADSNRGDSVLEGTPEGSMDGMKLVEPAAPEDQDNYQEFAAAFEEEYGESPTAWSAFAYDCVVTAALSIQAADEFTGEALSEVVRDVTRPEGEEVFTYEEAHEILADDGTADDIDYQGVSGPIDFDENGDPRGSLVVMEVQDHDYASIEFRES
- a CDS encoding ABC transporter ATP-binding protein, whose product is MSDHVLALEAVDSGYGEVQVLDDCTLHLDTDEIVCLIGPNGAGKSTVLKTAFGMLTPWEGAVRYHNDEIGGMAPEDIVREGIGFVPQTENVFGSLTIEENLRMGGVARDDDLGPVLEKLYDRFPLLDEKRSAKARNLSGGQRQVLALARALVMEPDVLLIDEPSAGLAPNTADDVFRDVQEVNAMDTAILMVEQNAKKGLGISDRGYVLDQGTVRFEDEADALLDNEEVSKLYLGG
- the uvrA gene encoding excinuclease ABC subunit UvrA, which produces MSKDYIEVRGAEEHNLKDLDVTVPREEFTVVTGLSGSGKSSLAFETIYAEGQRRYIESLSAYARNFLGQMDKPQVETVEGLSPAISIDQKNAANNPRSTVGTVTELHDYLRLLYARVGTPHCPDCGREVGEQSAQNMVERILELPEDTKIKLAAPVVRDQKGAFEDLFDELVSEGYARVEVDGEEHDLTLDRPELDENFDHTIDVVVDRVKVNTEARPRIIDSVETALEEAEGVLKVILPDAPKDVASDLGDAARRTGALGDETEEDDRFVVEFSKDLACTHCGIDVPEIETRSFSFNSPHGACPECEGLGETKEIDESLVIQDESKSLKHVFEPWSYNRSYYQTRLDAVAEHFDVSLSTPFEEIDGEIQQAFLYGTSEKVTFERHTKNGTRRKRKRFEGVIPNLERRYLETDSDSTRDHIEDYMSATECPSCDGTRLKAASRAVLVDDTAITEINGLSIGDALEHFESMEADLTEREKVIAEEILKEIRSRLGFMCEVGLEYLTLDREAATLSGGESQRIRLATQIGSGLVGVLYVLDEPSIGLHQRDNDRLLDTLEELRDIGNTLIVVEHDEETMRRADQVIDMGPGPGKRGGEVVANGPVEEVKTTEGSITGEYLSGQRQIPVPDERRDPDGALTIRGARQHNLDDVDVDIPLGNFTAITGVSGSGKSTLMHEVLYKGLARQMNDNTSVIPGEHDALEGLDEIETVRLIDQSPIGRTPRSNPATYTNVFDYIRDLFASTKLAKQRGYEKGRFSFNVKGGRCEECGGQGTVKIEMNFLSDVYVPCEECDGARYNDATLDVTYKGKTIADVLEMEVEEAYDFFESSSQIRRRLQLLKDVGLGYMTLGQPSTTLSGGEAQRVKLAEELGKKDSGETLYLLDEPTTGLHSEDERKLIDVLHRLTDNGNTIVVIEHELDLVKNADHVIDLGPEGGENGGEIVATGTPEDVARLEASHTGRYLRDLLPKIDLEGPRGERVEPVSAPMDDD
- a CDS encoding ABC transporter ATP-binding protein C-terminal domain-containing protein, whose protein sequence is MEFVMELADPIVVLDRGSVLTEGKPHQIQSDTQVIDAYLGGGGV
- a CDS encoding branched-chain amino acid ABC transporter permease; amino-acid sequence: MSLIEYAANGLVYSSIIVLGSIGLSLIYSINGFANFAHGDTMTVGAYTSLVAFGIVGGVGFSVLGLPMGFFLALLIGIAVAAVVAVITEKLVYEPLDIGSIGLLITSIGVAFVYRALIQMGFGADSIRYDIGTLQPIETLLPYGIRLTQHDVAIVLSAAVLVSGLHVLLQHTDLGRKMRAMADNPDLARASGIRTYRIRLWSWIIGAGLAGAGGVFLGLFNQLLPRMGFNVLLVIFAAVILGGIGSIYGAMLGGFLIGMVVELMPLLSDIGIPVGIEYANAVAFLIMVAVLLVRPTGIAGEAIDGEGV
- a CDS encoding branched-chain amino acid ABC transporter permease, with amino-acid sequence MGALSDPRGYWDDLTSTEQWVTAALGLVVLAMVLALLSGLLGASYFLFLFGLAGMYALLSLGLNSQWGFTGLINFSVAAFFGLGAYGAALMTASNSPIAGGYNPVFGLLIALVLAAVVAVAIGIPTLRLRADYLAIATLGLAEVVRLFMLNERQWTNGSAGLRGIPTFFEGWPVLGAFPNAMPALEIELVPGSAVVLGFAFWQQLLNVGLLLIFLGVTFAMLRRAQRSPWGRLLRTIRSDEDLAKALGKNTFSYKMQSFVLGSLIMALAGVFYAHLNLFVNPGDLDPITTFYVWVAVILGGSGSNRGALLGGFVVVAIREGSRFVNDLSWIPVSGAPVRLLAIGLLIILVMRFRPQGILPPQRELIWSSAVDNAAPSRPSQGVRDAKGGDSNE